CAGACAGGGAACTACCTCCGCGGAGCGTTGTGTCAGATTGCAACGCTGACGGGAGAAATCGGGCTGGTCAAAGCCGAAGCCGGGGAATCCATAGGAACGGACCCGGTGGTCGAGGGATTCGCGGCCGCACAGCTTTCCGGGGTGAGATCCCTGCCCTGGTCACACCTCAACCCGCTCAGCATGCACCTGGTGGCATTGAAGATTCGGCTGGCGCGGGAATTCCTGGCCCGGTCAGCCTTGCAGCCGGAAATGCAACAGGACGTGGCGCGAATTGTCGAGGGGTTGCTGGGGCCGACCCGGAGAGCCCAGTTGCTGGAGTCCGTGGCCACGCGGGAACTGGAAGGCATATCCGCCTTGCTCAGCTCCTCCGATCTCTATTACCTGGGGGATCGCCTGTGGCACGAACAGCAGGCCGCGCATCTGGGTAATGGGCCGGTCCGGGAGGCGTTGGAGCGCGCCTCAGCCCTGGTTCCATCCCATCAGGACCGATTTTTTGCCGGATCCGAGTTGGCTGACCGCAGCTATGGCAAACGGCGCCCGCCACCACCCTACGAAGAGTTCAACAACTCCTTGCTGACCCACCATCTCTCCAGACGACTGGGTCACTTCATGCTGACGCTGGCCGAATTGGCCGACCGGTCCGGCCTGCCCCTGGAAGCCCTGGCCCTGGTGGCGGAACCGGCTGTCAGGCACCTGGCTCTCAACGCTCAAATGAACAACAGCGCCGACTGGAGAGGCGCGCTTCGGGCCATGTCCCGGCTTCCCCTGGAGGAGTTGGTTCGCCAGGTGGTTCTGCCGGAATCCGACTACTAGTGAGAGCAACCTCATGAGTATCCTTCGCGGCTGGATGGCGGTAGCCCTTGTGCTGGGGGCCGTGCAAACGGCTGCACCCCAGAAAGACCGGGAACCTGCCCCTCTGGCGCAGGCGGAAAGGAAAGGGCCGGGGGACGGCAACTCCCGGATCGGCCGCCTTCTCGCCGTCCAGGGCGGCGGACAAGCTCACTTCCTCAAGATCAATATCCGTGGCCTGCCCTTCATGGGATCCGCAGAGGCCAAGGTGACCATGATCGAGTTTTCGGACTACCAGTGTTTTTTCTGCCGCCGCCACGACCGGCAAGTCGCTCCCCGCATCGTGAAGGACTACGTCGAGAGTGGCCAGGTGAAGTATGTCTTTGCAGATTTTCCGCTGGCGTCCCACGCCGGGGCATCCAAAGCGGCCCAGGCGGCCCACTGCGCCGGCGATCAAGGCAAGTACTGGGAAATGAACGACCTGTTGTTCCGGCACCCCCAATCCCTCACCCAGACGACGATCAAAGCTTTCGGCAGCAGCCTGAAGCTCGACACCCAGGCCTTGCTGGATTGTGTCGAAAGCGGCAAATACGCTCAAAAGGTCCGGGACGGCCTGAGTCAGGGCAAGAGGGTCGGGGTCCGCGGAACCCCCTCCTTTTTCTTTGGCTTGACGGACAAGACCCAACCCACCCTAAGGGTCCGACAAACCCTGACCGGAGCCCACCCCTATCCCGCCTTCCAGAGGCTGATCGAGGAACTGCTGGCGCAGTAAACCCGCAAAAGTCGGCGGCTGAGCAATCCCGGTTCTGCCGTAGCCGTACAGGCCACCGTCATTCGTATTCCAGTGATGTTTTTGGTCGTCCCATAGGGTCTATACCTGTCTGTTTTATCAGTGGTTTATCTAAATTCTGCTGTGGCTTGACTTGCTACCGACATCCTTTGCAATCCACAACGGCTCCCGCATCCAGTTCGCCAGGCGAACTCGCTTCTGCGTCAAGTCTTGGCTCAGGCGCGACCACTCTCGCAACTCGACGATCACAGGATCGGTCGGCTCCAACCGCCTGGGCACCAGTTCCCCGAGAATATTCCAGGACACAACGTCGCTCCCGGTTGCTCCCGGCGGCCTGCCCAACCTCTACGCAACTATCCACGCATGGGCTGTCTCAGATAAAGTACAGGCTCCCTCCACAGTGATCCCTCCCGGAAGGCCATCGAGGCGGTTTGGACTGAGCTCGATCGGGACACGGTCAGCTTCTGGAAAACCAGACCAGCCTTGATGTCGGCGATTCGGTGGATTCTCGGCATGAGCTGCCCCGCGACCGAGTAGTCGAGCCGGATCCCGCCTGCGGGTCATTCCCCCTCCTCTTCATTCCTCCCAACAACCCTCACCACCACCCCTGCCCCGGGGCGGCTCTTTCTGAATCGATCCTGAAGAGCCTGCGTCCGGCCAGCGGGTAGCCGCGCGCTCAAACCGGAATGGGTCTTCAGCGGGGATGGGGAACGAAAGGGACCATCGGGCGAAACACAGGAAGAGATGTGCACTGTGTTGCGATGTCTCAGGGGCCGGCAACCGGTAGCACCTGGGGTTTGTTCCTTTTTTTCATCTTTTTTTGCCAAAACCGTTCGGTTTTCCAGTCTCAACCGTCCTGGGTCATCAAAGCGTGTTTTCAGCTGAGTTGCAGTCCCCCTGACCGAACTGCTGAGCGGGTCCACAAGTGTTCTCCCGTGCGGCACTGAGGCAGATCGGAATATGAGGGAGACGACGATATCCAAAGCGGGGAAATACCGGTATGGATCGACAGAGCAATGCAATGAATAGTAGACAGAGGAATCGGCCGATGCAGTGGAACCTGGCCGGTATGGTGCCGGGGCGCGCTGTCTGCGTCTTGGTGGCCGTGCTGCTGCTGACCATCGGAAACGCCCGCGCACAGGGGTCGGTGGCCGAGGACCGGGCGGCTCTGGAGGCACTCTACAACGCGACCGGGGGAGCCA
The window above is part of the Acidobacteriota bacterium genome. Proteins encoded here:
- a CDS encoding thioredoxin domain-containing protein is translated as MSILRGWMAVALVLGAVQTAAPQKDREPAPLAQAERKGPGDGNSRIGRLLAVQGGGQAHFLKINIRGLPFMGSAEAKVTMIEFSDYQCFFCRRHDRQVAPRIVKDYVESGQVKYVFADFPLASHAGASKAAQAAHCAGDQGKYWEMNDLLFRHPQSLTQTTIKAFGSSLKLDTQALLDCVESGKYAQKVRDGLSQGKRVGVRGTPSFFFGLTDKTQPTLRVRQTLTGAHPYPAFQRLIEELLAQ